A segment of the Flavobacteriales bacterium genome:
CACAGATCATCTTCCGGCATACGGGCGGCATCCATGCAGCGGCGCTCTTCGATGCAGGCGGCAGGCTGCAGCTGCTCCGCGAGGATGTCGGCAGGCACAACGCAGTGGACAAGGTGATCGGTGCGGCTATCGCATCGGGGCGGGCTTTCTCGCGGACCATGCTGCTGGTGAGCGGCCGGGCGGGCTTCGAGCTGGTGCAGAAATGCGCCGTTGCCGGGATCCCGCTGATGGCGGCCGTAGGCGCGCCGTCGTCCTTGGCCGTGCAGCTGGCGAATGAACGCGGCGTTACCCTTATCGGTTTCCTCAGGGGGAATCGGTTCAATGTGTACGCGGCACCTTAGGTTCGTGCCCGCTATGGACGCCCGAACGGAGAAGCGGCTGAAGGCCTTGGACAAGGAGCAGATCGACCTTGTCCCGTATGATCCGGCATGGCCTGGGCGCTACGTGGAATTAGAGAAGGAGGTGAAGCGCATCATCCCACGCCGATTGATCCAACGGATCGCGCACATCGGGAGCACAGCGGTCCCGGGACTCAGCGCGAAGCCGATCATCGACCTGCAGGTGGAGATCAGCGATGCGGATGAGGTGCGTGACCTGGTGGCTCCGTTGATGGAGGAGGCTGGCTTCGAGTTCTTGTGGAGGCCGAGCATCGGTGACGAGGATCCCTTCTACTCGTGGTTCATTCTCCGTGATGCGGATGGACGGCGGTGCGCGCACGTGCACGTGGTGCGGCCCGGCAAAGCCAGCATGGAGCGCATCCTGTTCCGCGATTATTTAAGCGCATTCCCCGAAGAGGCCCAGCGATATGCGGAGCTGAAGCGCGACCTGGCGCAGCGCTATCCGAAGAACCGGGCAGCCTACGCAGCTGCGAAGACGAGCCACCTGAACGAGGTCCTGGCCAAGGCGCGCGCCACCAAGTGGCGTTGATGGGCGCTAACCGGCACTGAGCAGCCACGCATGGGCCTGCTCGCCTTTGGCTGACTCCCAGTAGTAGCACAAGCGATTGCGCTTGGAACTGAGCAAGGCCTGCACTTCCGGGTGGTCGCGCTCCGGGTAGTAGAGGTCGATGACACCCTTTGCGGCATCGAACCGTGGCTGATGAACCAATCCCGAATTGTCCAGGTGGACCACGATCCGGCGGGCGAGGCTGCCGGCGCGAGCAGGCACCACAGCGAACTCCAATTCATGCTGATTGGACCGGATGCTCTTGATCACGCGCACGACTTCGAGCCGACCCGAAGCCAACAAGCGCGATGCCGCAGGTACGATGGCATCACGGAGCTCCGATTGGGTTTGGATGGACATGACGGGTGCTTCGCGCCGGGTGAAGGTCGAGGTCGTGGTTGATCGGATGGCGCGGATTCACGCTCAGCGCCGAAATTTCATATTGCCTTAACGATCGTCGAGGCGCCTTCAGGCCCACTTGCGATCGAGGGCGTATTTCACCAGACCGGCCGTGCTGCGCACATTGAGCTTGGTCATCAGCCTTTTGCGGTGGCCCTTCACGGTTTCCTCGCTGATGAACAGCGCCGCGCCGATCTCCCCATTGGTCTGTTCCAGGGCGATGAGGCGGATGATCTCCCTTTCGCGCTGGGTGAGCCCGATGTACTCGCCATCGGGTCTCTTCTCCGTGTACTTGTACCCCTCGGCCACGCTGATCCTGGCCTGATCGCTCAGGAACCTTTCGCCGTTCAGCACGGCGCGAATGGCGCCCAGGAAAACGGCACGGCTCTCGGTCTTGGTCACGTAACCAACCGCTCCTTCTATGAGCATGCTGTTCACGTACTCGATTCCGGTGAGCGAGCTGTAAGCGAGCACGGCCTGACCGGGATGTGCCTTGCGAACTGCCCTCATGGTGTCAATGCCGTCCATCTCAGGAATCGACACCTCCAACAGCACCAGATCGGGCTGCCGGTTGGTGAGCAGGTCGAGCAGGTCACGTCCGGTAGCGGCATGCCCCACGAGTTCAAGGTCGGTTTCCTCCTGAAGCCAGGTTCGAACTCCGATGGCGATGATCTCGAGCGGATCGGCAATGATGATGGTGCGCTTCACGCGTGGCGGTTTGGCACGGACCAAGCTAATGCGCGCAGCCTGAATGCCATCGCCAGCGGTTCAGGTGCTGAGCGCCTTCGCCAATGCATCCTGCAACCACGTCAGCGCCTCGGCCTCTTGAGCGAATACACGGGCCTCGAAGGGTTGCGGATACCAGGTGAAGTAGAATTTGCTCACGCTGCGCATCGTATCGCCGTGCGCCACTAGCGCGAGCGCCAGGATCCGGCGCTTCAATCGCTCGGTGGTGAAGTGATCGACGTTGGTGGCGGTTGGATCAACAGGGACCTCGTTCGGGATGGAAACGAGCAGGGCGCAAAGGGTATCGCCGATCAATCGGTCCCTTACCGAAGCCACCTGGTCAAGCGTGGTTTGGGTGAACCGCATCTCTGGTTTGAATCGTTGCGCGAGGAGCCGCGGCTCAACGAAGCTGAAGGTGCAGTAAGGCGTGTCAACGGGTGCTTGTTGGTGCATGCGTCAGGTGATTCCTCGTGTAAGCAGGAGCATCGAATGCCTGGGCGCTGATCCGGAATGGACCCATGACGGATCGCGTTGTGAAAGGTTGGCTTGGCTTAGCCGAAAAGATGCGCGAGCACTTCCTCCACGCGCGCCACTTGCACCACGGTGATGCCGGCAGACGCGGGAAGGCCCTTGGTGCCCTTGGGGATGAAGATCCGCTGGAACCCGAGCTTGGCGGCCTCTGCGATGCGCTGATCGGCACGGGTCACGGGCCTGATCTCACCGGTGAGCCCCACCTCGCCGCAGAAGGCGGCATCCATGGGCACGGCGATGTCGGCATTGCTGCTGAGCACGGCGCAAACCACGGCCAGGTCGATGGCGGGCTCTTCAATCCGGAAGCCGCCGGCGAGGTTGAGGAACACGTCCTTGGCGCCCAAACGGAAGCCGCAGCGCTTCTCGAGGACGGCCAGCAGCATGTTCATGCGGCGCAGATCGAAGCCGGTGCTGCTGCGCTGCGGTGTGCCGTAAACGGCGCTGCTCACCAGGGCCTGCACCTCCACCAGCAGCGGGCGCATGCCTTCGAGCGTGGCGGCCACCACCACCCCGCTGGGCCTTTCGCGCCGGTCACCGAGCAGCACCTGGCTCGGGTCGTCCACTTCGGCAAGGCCGCTTCCGCGCATCTCATAGATGCCCAGTTCATTGGTGCTGCCGAAACGGTTCTTCAGCGGGCGCAGCAAGCGGTAGGCATGGTCCCGATCGCCCTCGAATTGCAGTACGCAGTCCACCATGTGCTCGAGCACCTTCGGCCCAGCGATGAAGCCATCCTTGGTGATGTGCCCGATGAGCACCATGGGCGTGGCCGTCGATTTGGCGAATCGCATGAGCTCAGCGGTGCATTCGCGCACCTGGCCTACGCTTCCAGGGCTGGCGTCCAAGGCAGCGGTATGCAGGGTCTGCACGCTGTCAATGACTACCAAGCCGGGCTTCAGTGCCTCGATGTGCTTGAAGATGCCCTGGGTGTTGGTCTCGGTGAGCACGAAGCAGTTCGACGGATCGCTGCGGCCATGCTCATGCTCGAGCCGCTCGGCGCGCATCTTCACCTGGTGCTCGCTCTCTTCGCCGCTCACGTACAGCACCCGCAGGTGCGGGTTGCGCAGTGCGGTCTGCAGCAGCAAGGTGCTCTTGCCGATGCCAGGCTCGCCTCCGATCAGCGTGATGCTGCCCGGAACGATGCCGCCGCCGAGCACCCGGCTCAGCTCACGGTCATGCAAGGCTATCCGCGGGCCGTCCTGCGCGGGTATCTCGTGGATCGCAACTGGCTTGGGCTGCCGGCCCTTGATGCTCAGCGGCGTGCCGCGCTTCTCCTCCACGCGATCGAGCACCTCCTCCACCAGCGTGTTCCATTGCTTGCATTGCGCGCATTGCCCCAGCCATTGAGCATGGCTGGCGCCGCAGCTCTGGCAAACGAAATGGGCGCGGACTTTAGCCACGACGGATCCGCTCCACCAGCGACGTCGTTGAGAATCCTTCCACGAGCTTGAGGCTGCGCACCTCGCCACCAGCGGCCTTCACCGCTTCGGCTCCCACAATGCGGTCCTCGCCCCAATCACCGCCTTTCACGAGCACATCGGGAGTGATGGTCTTGATCAGGCTCAGCGGGGTATCATCGTCGAAGAGCACCACGGCATCTACGCCGCGCAGCGCGGCCAGCACCTTGGCGCGGCTCTGCTCATCGTTCAGGGGCCGTTCTGGGCCTTTGCCCTGGCGGCGCACGCTGGCATCGCTGTTCACACCCACCACCAGCCGGTCTCCCAAGGCGGCGGCCTCTTGCAGGTATTCCACATGTCCGCGATGCAGGATATCGAAGCAGCCGTTGGTGAACACGATCCGGTCGCCCTTCATGCGCCAGATATTGCACAAGCGCTTCAGGCCGATCAAATCCACCACGCGCTTATCGGTTGCGGCGTTCGCGACTTCAGTGCTCATGTTGCGGCGGGTTTCTGCACGGCAGCCAAAAGTAGAGAGAGGCCGCCGAGCACGATGATCATCAGCGTTTGGGCGGCCCAGAGCAGCCAGCCCATGGCCAGCGCATCGGGCCGCAGCAATCCTCCGCCTTCAGGCGGTGCCATGTACACGCCGACGATCAGGGCAACGAAAGCGGGGTACACGCCGATGCCGCCTTGCACGAGCACAATGCCGATGGCTCCGGCGATGAAGCCCGCGAGAATGGCCGCAAAGGGCACCTGGTCCATGCCTGACAGGCAATAGAAGCCCACTTGGAACATCCCCAGGTAACAGGCCCAGATGAACAAGGTGTGCCCGATGAAGAGTCCTTTCTTGCGCGTGCTAAGCACGGTCTTCAATCCCTGCACAAAGCCCCGGACCCCATCCATCAAGCGGGCGCGCAAGGCTGGCCGTGAGATCAACAGGTAGGCAGCAGCAACAGTGCCCGCTGCAATCGTGGCGCCAATCACCCAGCCCCACGGGAAGCCGTCGCCCGGTTCATTGGCACCCTGCTCAAGCCTGAAGCGTTCGATCTGCGCCGCGAAGAGGTCGAACTTATCGTATTGCATAGCGGCCGCTGCGCCAGCGATCGCGAGCAGTACGGCCATATCCACCACACGTTCGGCCATCACGGTTCCGAATCCCTTCTCGAAGGGCACATGCTCCACCCGGTACAGGAGCGCTGCACGGCTCGCTTCGCCGGCACGCGGGATGAACATGTTCATGAAATAACCCGCCATCACCCCGTGGTAACAGTTCCAGAAACCGGGACGATGCCCAAGGGGCTCGAGCAAATACCGCCACCTCCAGGCGCGGCTCACATGCGAGAGCCAACCGATGCCGATGGCCAGTCCGAGCCAGAGCATGCTGGCCTGACCGAACGCCGCGAACAATTCCTCCCGCTGGGCCAAGCTCATGGCGCTGTAAGGCTTGTACACGAGCCAAGCGCCTGCCGCCAAGGGCAGGCCCAGCTTCAAGGCAGCGAGCGCGGTCCGCTTCACGGACGCAGGCGGTTGGTGGCCTCATCGGGGAAGATCACCCGGGGCCTGAATGCCCGAGCCTCGTCCAGGCTCATGCGGGCGTAAGCAACCACGATCACTACATCGCCTACGCGGGCCTTCAGGGCGGCTGGGCCATTGAGGCAAACGGCACCACTGCCTCGCTCGCCCTTAATCACATAGGTCTCCAAGCGCTCGCCGTTGTTCACATTGAGCACTTGGACCTTTTCGCCCTCGATGAAGCCCACCGCATCAATCAGATCCTCATCAAGGGTGATGCTCCCGATGTAATCAACGTCTGCCTCCGTGATGCGCACACGATGAAGCTTGGCACGGAGCACTTCAATGGTCATGGTGAATCTTGGCTTGTGGGAGTTCCGGAGGCCAAGGGGCGGCAAAGCTACCAGCCTGAGAGGGATGGGCTCACGGGCGCTCAAGCGTCAGGTTGTCGATCAGCCGGATATCGCCCAGCCGCGCGGCGATCAAGGCTACCACCTGGGGCTCGTCTGCCCAATCTTCCAAAGGCCGGAGGGTGCGCGCATCGGCGATGCCGAGGTATTCGAGGGCAATCCGGGAATCACGCTGAAGCACCGCCATGCCTTGGTTGAGGCATTCCGGAACCGATCGGGTGAAGGCTGAATCGGCGACGGCCTGCAAGGCCATGTGGAGCATTGGGGCGATTCCCCGATGAACAGGGTCGAGCAATCGGTTCCTGGAACTCATTGCCAGGCCATCTTGCTCCCGAATGGTTGGGCACGGGATGATTTCCACGGGCCACCTCTGCTGGGAGGCAACCCATTGAATGATAGTCAGTTGCTGTCGGTCCTTCTCGCCGAAAAATGCGGCATCGGGCCGCACGATTCCGAATAGGCGGTCAACCACGTTCACCACCCCTTGGAAATGGCCCGGCCTCATCGGACCTTCCCAATACGAATCCAGCCCGCCGAGTGGGAAACGGTCATCTTCTTGGCCTTCGAACACTTCCGCCCGGTCGGGCATGAATAAAACGTCGCAGCCACCGGATTCGAGCATCCGGCGGTCTTTTTTCGGCTGCACGGGGTAGCGTTCGAAATCGCGCGGGTCGTTGAATTGCAGGGGATTAACGAAGATGCTGACGGCTACGGCTCGTGAGTTGCCCCGTGCTTTTCCGAGCAGTGCCAAGTGGCCCTCATGCAAGGCACCCATGGTTGGCACGAACCCGATTCGATTGCCCCTACGGCGCTGATCCGCTGACCATCGCATCATCTCAATCCGGCTTCGGAGCACAAGCATCGTTCGCCTTGTATTCAAGCGGCAAGCTAGCCGCGCGTTGAAGAAGGCCCCCAAAGTCTATATTTTTGCGGTCCCGATTCCCCGCTGATGAGCTTGAAGAACACGAAGGTGCTGACCATCTCCCAGTCCATTTCCCCCTTCATGGACATACCCGAGGAGATGGCCAAGGTGTCGCGCTCCCTTCCGCAAGGCACCCTTGACCGTGGCAACGAGATCAGGGTGTTCATGCCGAAGTGGGGCTGCATCAACGAGCGCCGGCACCAATTGCATGAGGTCATCCGCCTGAGCGGGATGAATCTGATCATCAACGATACCGACCACGCGCTGCTGATCAAAGTGGCCAGCGTTCCCAGCGCACGCATGCAGGTGTACTTCATCGACAACGAGGAGTTCTTCAAGCGCAAGGCGGACACGCATGACTTCGAAGGTGCCTTTTACCCGGACAATGACGAGCGCGCCCTGTTCTTCGGCCGTGGCGTGATCGAAACCGTGCGGAAGTTGGGCTGGGTGCCGGACATCATTCATTGCCATGGCTGGATGACCGGCTTGGTCCCCTTGTACATCAAGCACTTCTATGCCGACGACCCGCACTTCGAGAATGCCAAGCTGGTGATGAGCGTGTATGACCAGAAGCCTGAGGCGCTCGACAAGGATCTGGCGAAGAAGCTTGCGCTCGAAGGCTTCGACAAGGCCCTGCTCAAGGGGCTCAATAAGCCCACCACCGATGACCTGTACAAATTCAGCTTGGGCTTCTGTGATGCCGTGGTGAAAGGGAGCCCCAAGCTCAGCAAGGGCGTGGAGTCCGCGATCAAGGCCGAAGGCAAGCCGACCTTGGCATACTCCCAAGGCCCCGAGCTGCTCGATGGCCACTTGGAGTTCTACAGCACCGTGATGGAGTGCGCACTGGTGTGACTGGCCATCGCCGCATGCCAATTCGAAACCTGCTTGGCGGGGTACTTGGGCTGACGCTGCTGGTATTCAGTTCGTGCCGCAAGCCGGAGCCCGACTTGGGCAACGGCTTGCTTCCTGGTGATCCCCTGGGCGTGGTGGTCGATACCGTTCAGATCCACGCTTTCACGCGCGCCGACTCGAACTTCCGATCCAGCGCGCTCTCGCGGCAGTTGCTCGGTTCCTTCATCGACCCGCGTTTCGGACTCACGCGTGCCGGCCTGGTAACCCAGGTGCGGCTCAGTGCCGCGAACATCGGAGACACTCAGGATCTCACAGGCCTTGTTGCGGATAGCATCGTGCTGGCCCTGGGATTCGATGGTGCCAACTTCGGTTACGGGAATATGGATGAACAGGAGTTCCTCGTGCATGAACTCAGTGAGCGGCTCTCCATTGACTCCACGTACAGGAGCAACAGGGTGCCGGTGATCGAAGGCCCCGATCTGCTCGAGGGCCGCGGCCGCGTCAAACCGCAGCCGCTGCGCAAGCCGTACATCCTGGGCGACAGTCTTCTGCCACAACTCCGGCTGAGGCTCAGCGATGCCCTCGCACAGAGGTTTCTTCTCGCCTTCGACACGCCAGACCTCGCATCGAATGATGCCTTCCTCGATTTCTTCAAGGGTGTGTATGTCACGGTGGGCAACAATGGCCAGGCGCCCTTCCAGGGCGGACTGCTCTACTTCAATCTGCTCAGCGGAGCAAGCAAGCTAACCTTGTATTATCGGGACCAGAACAGCGCCGATCCGGACCTGACCCTCGCCCTCGACTTCCCGATCAACACCAACGCGGTGCGCTATACCGTGGTCGAGCATGATATCTCGGTGGCGGCGACCAATGAGGTAGCCTTGGCCCTCGCGGATAGCATGGCACCGGCTGAGCGGGTGTACCTGCAGTCGTTGGCCGGGCTGCGTACTGTGATCCGCATGCCATCCCTGACCGGTTACGCTGGGCAATCGCGGGTGGTGGCCAAGGCTGAATTGGTGATCACGGTCGATGGGACGAATTACCCGTATTACCCGCCACCGGCGCTGCTGGTGCCTTTCCGAAGGAATGAAACGGGTGATGAGGCTTTCCTGCCAGACCTGATCGGCGGCATCGGCGCCTTGGACGGCAGCTATCGCGAAGCAACAAGGGAATACCGATTCAACATCACCCGCTTCGTGCAGAGCGTGATCAACGGCGAGCAGGCCGATCCCAGCCTTGAGCTGGTAGCCGGGAGCGGTGGCATCACCGGGAACCGGGTCGCGCTGAAAGGACCAGCAGCCTTGGCCGATTCCCTGCGTCTTCAGATCACCTTCACCACTTATTGAAGGGCCATGTGCGGAATAGTTGCTTACCTGGGTGCCAAGGAGGCCTACCCGATCCTGATTAACGGCCTGAAACGGCTGGAATACCGCGGCTACGATAGTGCCGGGGTGGCCTTGATGGCCGATGGCGCCATGCGCATCCACAAATGCCAGGGCAAGGTCAGTGACCTCGAGGCGCATATGGCCGGTCATAGCACCCATGGGACGCTGGGCATGGGCCATACCCGATGGGCCACGCACGGACCGCCCAACGATATCAATGCGCATCCGCATGCTTCGAACAGCGGCGAGCTGGCGATCATCCACAACGGGATCATCGAGAACTACGCGGCCATCAAGGAAGAGCTGAGGAAGCGCGGCCATGTGTTCAGGAGCGATACGGATACCGAAGTACTGGCTCACCTCATTGATGATGTACGGGTGACCGAGGGCGTTGACTTGGCCGAAGCCGTGCGCCTTGCCCTGCAGAGCGTCGTGGGCGCCTACGCCATCGTGGTGCTCGATTCGCGATCCCCCGACCTGATGGTGGCGGCCCGCAAGAGCTCGCCGCTGGTGATCGGCATCGGCGATGACGGCGACCACTACCTGGCGAGCGACGCCACGCCCATCGTGGAGCACACGCGCAACGTGGTGTACCTGGAGGATGGCGAGATCGCCGTGATGCAGCGGGGCGAGGGCCTGCGGATCCGGAACATCAAGAACCAGGTGAAGACCCCCTTCATCCAGGAACTCGAGCTGCACCTCGAAGCGCTGGAGAAGGGTGGCTACGATCATTTCATGCTCAAGGAGATCCACGAGCAGCCGCGCAGCATCCGTGATAGCATGCGCGGGCGCCTGAACCTGGCCAAGGGCGAGGTGGTGCTCGGGGGCATCAAGGAGCATGAGCAGAAATTCGTGCAGGCCAAGCGCGTGCTCATCGTCGGATGCGGCACCAGCTGGCATGCCGGGCTGGTGGGCGAATATCTGTTCGAGGAGCTCGCGCGCATCCCGGTGGAAGTGGAATACGCCAGCGAGTTCCGCTACCGCAACCCGGTCGTGAACGAGGACGACCTCGTGATCGCCATCAGCCAGAGCGGCGAGACCGCCGATACGCTCGCCGCCATTGAGCTGGCGAAGAGCCGGGGCGCCACCATCTTCGGCATCTGCAACGTGGTGGGCAGCAGCATCGCACGGGTCACGCATGCCGGCTCGTACACGCATGCGGGCCCTGAGATCGGCGTGGCCAGCACAAAGGCCTTCACGGCGCAGGTCACCGTTCTCACGCTCATGGCCATGATGATCGGACAGCGCAAAGGCACGTTGGGCGGCAGTGCGTTCTACAGGCTGCTGAGTGAGCTCGACGCCATACCGGACAAGGTGCAGCGCTTGCTCAAGGCTGAGGCGCAGATCAAGCGCATCGCCGGGATTTATCAGAACGCGACCAATGCGCTCTATCTCGGCCGCGGATACAGCTTCCCGGTGGCACTCGAGGGCGCCCTTAAGCTGAAGGAAATCAGCTACATCCATGCGGAGGGCTACCCGGCGGCCGAGATGAAGCATGGGCCGATCGCCTTGATTGACGAGCAGATGCCCGTTGTCGTGATCGCCACCAAGGGCGCCAGCTATGAAAAGGTCGTGAGCAACATCCAGGAGGTGAAGGCGCGCAAGGGCATCATCATCGCCATCGTCACCGAAGGGGATCGCGTGGTGAAGGAGCTGGCTGACCATTCGATCGAGATTCCGGAAACCGCAGATCCGCTGGTGCCGCTGCTCAGCGTGATCCCGCTCCAATTGCTCAGCTACCACATCGCGGTGATGCGCGGCTGCAACGTGGATCAGCCGCGAAACCTGGCCAAGAGCGTCACGGTGGAGTAGGCTCACCAGCCCACATCAGGATCCGGTCGCAGTCCTGGAATCGGACGAGGTCCTTGGCAGCTATCAGCTGGATCAGGTCGATGAGTGCCACCACGCCGAAGCCGCCAAAGGTGAGACCATAAGCGATTGCCACTTTCGGGGTGGTGCCCAGGTACAGCCGATGCGCACCGAATGGGCCTAACAGGACCGCCAGCGCGATGGCCATGCCGCGGCGATTCTCAGGCGGCGCCATGGATCCAACGGTCTCTGTTTGCAGTAGGTTCGGCTCGATTTGGGAAAGCAGGCTATCCGTGTGGTACGGCCCCATGGCAGCACCTTGGGTAACGCAAAGCGACAGAGCCGCTGCGCCAATCGCACGGAACCACATGCTTCAAAAGTAGAAGGCTGCTGAACACCGTGGAAGCACAACGCCAGAGCCCATGCCCTGGCGCCGCACAAGGAAAAAGGTTGCCGGTTACTTGCTTTCAGCGAAGCGCCGGGCCACTTCGGCCCAATTCACCACGTTCCAGAAGGCGGCGATGTAATCCGGACGGCGGTTCTGGTAGTTGAGGTAGTAGGCATGTTCCCACACGTCGAGGGCCAGTACCGGGGTTCCGCCGCAGCCGGTGCCGGGCATGAGCGGATTGTCTTGGTTGGGGGTGGAGCACACCTCGAGCTTGCCGCCCCTGTGCACGCAAAGCCAGGCCCAACCGCTTCCGAAGCGCGAGGCACCCGCGGCTGCGAACTTCTCCTTGAACGCCTCGAACGAGCCGAAGTCGCGGGCAATGGCCTCGCCCAGTTCACCAGAAGGGGCGCCCCCCGCATTGGGGGCCATGATGCTCCAGAACAGGCTGTGGTTGTAGTGGCCGCCCCCGTTGTTCCGAACGGGCATGTTGGCCATGTCGAGCCCGGCCATGAGGGCCTCGATGGGCTGGCCATCCATGGGGGTGCCTTCAATGGCCTTGTTCAGGTTGGTCACATAAGCCTGGTGGTGCTTGCCGTGGTGGATCTCCATGGTGCGCGCATCGATGTGCGGCTCCAGGGCATTGTGGGCGTAGGGAAGCGTGGGGAGCTGGTATGGCATGACTGGTGGTTTCGTGGTTGGTTTCCGTCGATGGGCCGAAGGTATTCACCCGAAAAGCTGATCCGGATTTTGACGGATCCATAACGCCGGTACATTTGCGCCCACTTTCACCAACCGTACCACTCACATGTTGAAGAAGTTCGCTCTTTTGGCTGGCATCGCCGCCTTCGTGGTGGCTTGCGGCCCGTCTCAGGCCGAGATTGAGGCCAAGGCCAAGAACACGGCCGACAGCATCGCGGCTGTGATGCGCGCTGACAGCATCCGCATGGCCGAAGAGGCCGCTGCTGCTCAGGCCGAGGCTGAAGCCAAGGCTCAGGCCGTGGCTGACAGCATCGCTGCTGCTGCTGCTGCCATGACCACCGGCAAGTAGTAATCAGGCCGTACTGCAAATGGGAAGGGGGCCTGGCGGCCCCTTTTTCATTTCTGGCCGGCGGCCTTTCCGGCGGCGAGTTCATCTGCAGCACGGATGAAGGCGGAGTCGGAGTCCAGCATCACTTCGTAGAATCCCGGATCGCCCCAGAGATTCCGGGCCACCCCGGCTTTCAAGCGGTTGGTGATCTGCTTCCGCGAGCGCTCAAGCTCTCCGGGCTTTTCGATGATGCCCTGTTCCTTGGCCTCTTTGCGCAATCCTTCGAGCGCCGTTTCGGATAAGGCGTACCGCAGCTTGAACGCGGAGGGGCTGCCGAAGGCCAGCAGCCGGCCACGCTCGCGGTCAGCGAGGTCGAAGGCGTATTGGTTGAGCGTGCCGCTGAAGAAGAGGTCCGTGAGGAAT
Coding sequences within it:
- the glmS gene encoding glutamine--fructose-6-phosphate transaminase (isomerizing), whose translation is MCGIVAYLGAKEAYPILINGLKRLEYRGYDSAGVALMADGAMRIHKCQGKVSDLEAHMAGHSTHGTLGMGHTRWATHGPPNDINAHPHASNSGELAIIHNGIIENYAAIKEELRKRGHVFRSDTDTEVLAHLIDDVRVTEGVDLAEAVRLALQSVVGAYAIVVLDSRSPDLMVAARKSSPLVIGIGDDGDHYLASDATPIVEHTRNVVYLEDGEIAVMQRGEGLRIRNIKNQVKTPFIQELELHLEALEKGGYDHFMLKEIHEQPRSIRDSMRGRLNLAKGEVVLGGIKEHEQKFVQAKRVLIVGCGTSWHAGLVGEYLFEELARIPVEVEYASEFRYRNPVVNEDDLVIAISQSGETADTLAAIELAKSRGATIFGICNVVGSSIARVTHAGSYTHAGPEIGVASTKAFTAQVTVLTLMAMMIGQRKGTLGGSAFYRLLSELDAIPDKVQRLLKAEAQIKRIAGIYQNATNALYLGRGYSFPVALEGALKLKEISYIHAEGYPAAEMKHGPIALIDEQMPVVVIATKGASYEKVVSNIQEVKARKGIIIAIVTEGDRVVKELADHSIEIPETADPLVPLLSVIPLQLLSYHIAVMRGCNVDQPRNLAKSVTVE
- a CDS encoding superoxide dismutase, encoding MPYQLPTLPYAHNALEPHIDARTMEIHHGKHHQAYVTNLNKAIEGTPMDGQPIEALMAGLDMANMPVRNNGGGHYNHSLFWSIMAPNAGGAPSGELGEAIARDFGSFEAFKEKFAAAGASRFGSGWAWLCVHRGGKLEVCSTPNQDNPLMPGTGCGGTPVLALDVWEHAYYLNYQNRRPDYIAAFWNVVNWAEVARRFAESK
- a CDS encoding TM2 domain-containing protein, translated to MWFRAIGAAALSLCVTQGAAMGPYHTDSLLSQIEPNLLQTETVGSMAPPENRRGMAIALAVLLGPFGAHRLYLGTTPKVAIAYGLTFGGFGVVALIDLIQLIAAKDLVRFQDCDRILMWAGEPTPP